From Myxococcus guangdongensis, the proteins below share one genomic window:
- a CDS encoding single stranded DNA-binding domain-containing protein, translating into MSLLHEIKLKGAAVHAERISAPLFQDLLHIFVEGAQRALRFRIEGRSTARGGVPAWLRSAAQFDLLLESESEAGVFKVESRPLKQVLPEHLRSSEALADVGAEGSAVDLFEAGLEDALAGVADSDRFDEGLVETFSAFARLFDQGVEGIEVINGHAFPIDVEGVERVARLRRQTPPPRAIRIAGKLDAIRHSDRFFTLILESGAALRGVWERLDSDRVTASFGQKVIVSGVAVFRPSGSVLRIEAEHIEPASSRQATLWSVLPRPLFTPMDPRALRQSQDERSGLSAIFGQWPGEETEDEFSAALRELS; encoded by the coding sequence ATGAGCCTGCTGCATGAAATCAAGTTGAAGGGGGCCGCGGTCCATGCGGAGCGAATCTCGGCGCCGCTGTTCCAGGACTTGCTGCACATCTTCGTGGAGGGAGCGCAGCGGGCCCTCCGCTTTCGCATCGAGGGGCGCAGCACGGCTCGAGGAGGCGTGCCCGCGTGGCTCAGGTCCGCCGCGCAGTTCGATCTCCTCCTCGAGTCGGAGTCCGAGGCTGGCGTCTTCAAGGTGGAGTCGAGGCCGCTGAAGCAGGTGCTCCCCGAGCATCTGCGCTCGAGTGAGGCCCTGGCCGACGTGGGCGCGGAGGGGAGCGCGGTCGACCTGTTCGAGGCGGGGCTCGAGGATGCGCTCGCGGGCGTGGCGGACAGCGACAGGTTCGATGAGGGGCTGGTGGAGACCTTCAGTGCGTTCGCCAGGCTCTTCGACCAGGGCGTGGAGGGCATCGAGGTCATCAACGGGCACGCCTTTCCCATCGACGTGGAGGGCGTGGAGCGAGTCGCCCGGCTGCGGCGGCAGACGCCCCCTCCTCGGGCCATCCGCATCGCGGGGAAACTGGATGCCATCCGGCACAGTGACCGCTTCTTCACCCTGATTCTGGAGAGTGGTGCCGCGCTTCGAGGGGTCTGGGAGCGCCTGGACTCCGACAGGGTGACGGCGTCGTTCGGTCAGAAGGTCATCGTGTCGGGGGTGGCCGTGTTCCGCCCCTCCGGCTCGGTGTTGCGCATCGAGGCGGAGCACATCGAGCCCGCGTCTTCGCGGCAGGCGACGCTCTGGTCGGTGCTCCCCAGGCCGCTGTTCACGCCGATGGACCCGAGAGCCTTGCGGCAATCTCAAGATGAGCGCTCGGGCCTCTCTGCGATTTTCGGCCAATGGCCGGGCGAGGAGACGGAGGACGAATTCTCCGCCGCGCTGCGGGAGCTCTCGTGA
- a CDS encoding type II toxin-antitoxin system VapC family toxin, with amino-acid sequence MSTSTGLVLLDTNILVHLLRASSLGKKVAEDHALLGKGPRPLISVVTVGEALAFAKKRGWGAQKVSKLHALLRQLVVVDIHLDAVLERYANFDAFCGSKGRALGKNDLWIAATASAVSALLLTTDKDFDLLHSERLLARSWFDPAPVGGTAGGV; translated from the coding sequence GTGAGCACGTCGACCGGGTTGGTGCTCCTCGATACGAACATCCTGGTGCATCTGTTGAGGGCCTCATCTCTGGGCAAGAAGGTGGCCGAGGACCATGCCTTGCTGGGCAAGGGGCCTCGGCCGCTCATCTCCGTCGTCACGGTGGGAGAGGCGCTGGCCTTCGCGAAGAAGCGAGGTTGGGGAGCACAGAAGGTCTCGAAGCTTCACGCGCTGCTTCGACAGCTCGTGGTGGTGGACATCCACCTGGACGCGGTGCTCGAGCGGTATGCGAACTTCGATGCCTTCTGCGGGTCGAAGGGGCGAGCGCTCGGCAAGAACGACTTGTGGATTGCCGCCACTGCGTCGGCGGTCAGCGCGTTGCTGCTGACCACCGACAAGGACTTCGACCTGCTCCACTCCGAGCGCTTGTTGGCGCGTTCCTGGTTCGACCCGGCACCTGTCGGGGGTACGGCCGGCGGCGTGTGA
- the epsA gene encoding exopolysaccharide biosynthesis glycosyltransferase EpsA, with translation MTAATPDTKQTTPFTTGHPRLSIGQLAIDQLTFEEAVLEIGRLVDSRQGGYVFTANVDHVVLAEDNAQFREAYSRAAISVVDGMPIVWASKALDVALPERIAGSDLILPLMKLGAERKWRVYLLGAGPGVAEKVARIVGEKFGVEVVGWDSPMVRTDAGDAQNDPIVASIREKDPHLLFVALGSPKQEVWISQVSQKLGPTVAIGVGAGFDFIAGTAKRAPQWIAKAGFEWLYRLTHEPKRLWRRYILNDSRFATILARELWKRTGGKPE, from the coding sequence ATGACTGCCGCGACTCCGGACACGAAGCAGACGACGCCGTTCACCACGGGCCACCCTCGGCTGAGCATCGGCCAGCTGGCCATCGACCAGCTCACCTTCGAGGAGGCGGTGCTGGAGATTGGCCGGCTGGTGGACTCACGCCAGGGCGGCTACGTGTTCACGGCCAACGTGGACCACGTGGTGCTGGCGGAGGACAACGCGCAGTTCCGCGAGGCGTACTCGCGCGCGGCGATTTCGGTGGTGGATGGGATGCCCATCGTCTGGGCGTCGAAGGCGCTGGACGTGGCGCTGCCCGAGCGCATCGCGGGTTCGGATTTGATTCTGCCGCTGATGAAGCTGGGGGCGGAGCGCAAGTGGCGGGTGTACCTGCTGGGCGCGGGCCCGGGGGTGGCGGAGAAGGTGGCGCGAATCGTGGGAGAGAAGTTCGGGGTGGAGGTGGTGGGGTGGGATTCGCCGATGGTGCGCACGGACGCGGGGGACGCGCAGAACGACCCGATTGTCGCGAGCATCCGGGAGAAGGACCCGCATCTGCTCTTCGTGGCGCTGGGCAGCCCGAAGCAGGAGGTGTGGATTTCGCAGGTGTCGCAGAAGCTGGGTCCCACGGTGGCGATTGGCGTGGGGGCGGGGTTCGACTTCATCGCGGGCACGGCGAAGCGCGCCCCGCAGTGGATTGCCAAGGCGGGCTTCGAGTGGCTGTACCGCCTGACCCATGAGCCCAAGCGCCTGTGGCGCCGGTACATCCTGAATGACTCGCGCTTCGCCACGATTCTGGCGCGCGAGCTGTGGAAGCGGACGGGCGGGAAGCCGGAGTAG